A window from Borrelia sp. P9F1 encodes these proteins:
- the murF gene encoding UDP-N-acetylmuramoyl-tripeptide--D-alanyl-D-alanine ligase, whose amino-acid sequence MHIKVEDILNSSDDVKFIGHSESMQKVLSFYSIDSREINTKNSNDSLYFAYKGDRVDGFSFVDYLIGIGVKYFVCSRDYELSCIEYFKKRNDLGFLLTSDVIAFLQKMASHFIKKTNFKRIAVTGSNGKTTTKEMLYSVLSERYKTCKTWGNLNSDIGLPLSILRTRGDEEYAVFEVGISYIGEMNLLSEILNPEIVIITNISYAHMQAFENLDIVASEKARIITKSTRIVMLNENCPYHHDLKKIANSRSPGSKIFYFEFDRLQIGSLSMLNKKLSRDFNYKGFNYSILLPGRHNIFNAISCINLALLLGLREDEIRRGLMHTDFQRGRAELMKVKDYLVLNDSYNGNLGSFMALKKMIIDLDIEDKKIIVLGAFKELGKFSYEAHKTVVQEIIPMNFDKVFLIGEEYQEIKRSKNFELSNLYYFNSFENFINYFVKNLEAHCFIVIKGSRANRLERILDYI is encoded by the coding sequence TAAATACAAAGAACAGCAATGACAGTCTTTATTTTGCATATAAGGGAGATAGAGTAGATGGATTTTCTTTCGTTGATTATTTGATTGGTATTGGTGTTAAATATTTTGTGTGTTCTAGGGATTATGAACTTTCCTGTATTGAGTATTTCAAAAAGAGAAATGATTTAGGATTTTTGCTAACTAGTGATGTAATTGCTTTCTTGCAGAAAATGGCATCGCATTTTATTAAGAAAACAAATTTCAAAAGGATAGCTGTTACTGGTAGCAATGGAAAGACTACAACAAAGGAAATGCTTTACAGCGTATTATCTGAAAGGTATAAAACTTGTAAGACTTGGGGGAATTTAAATTCAGACATTGGACTCCCCCTTAGTATCTTAAGAACTAGGGGAGATGAAGAATATGCTGTTTTTGAAGTTGGGATTAGCTACATTGGGGAAATGAATCTCCTATCTGAGATATTAAATCCTGAAATTGTTATTATTACAAACATAAGTTATGCACATATGCAAGCTTTTGAAAACCTAGATATTGTTGCTTCTGAGAAGGCCAGAATTATTACTAAGAGCACTCGGATAGTTATGCTTAATGAGAACTGTCCTTATCATCATGATTTGAAAAAAATAGCCAATTCTAGAAGCCCAGGGAGTAAAATTTTCTACTTTGAATTTGATAGGCTACAGATAGGATCATTGTCAATGTTGAATAAGAAATTGTCTCGTGATTTTAATTATAAAGGTTTTAATTACTCTATTTTATTACCAGGTAGGCATAATATTTTTAATGCAATATCTTGCATCAATCTAGCCTTGTTACTTGGGCTTAGAGAGGATGAAATTAGAAGGGGACTTATGCATACTGACTTCCAAAGAGGTAGAGCAGAGCTTATGAAGGTGAAGGACTATCTAGTGTTAAATGATTCTTATAATGGTAATTTAGGTTCCTTTATGGCTTTAAAGAAGATGATCATAGATCTTGATATTGAGGATAAAAAAATTATTGTTCTTGGGGCTTTTAAAGAGCTTGGAAAATTTTCGTATGAAGCACACAAAACAGTAGTACAAGAGATTATTCCAATGAATTTTGATAAAGTTTTTTTAATTGGAGAAGAATATCAAGAAATAAAGAGGAGTAAGAATTTTGAATTGAGTAATTTGTATTACTTTAATAGTTTTGAAAATTTTATTAATTATTTTGTTAAGAATTTAGAGGCTCATTGCTTTATTGTTATTAAAGGATCAAGGGCAAACAGGCTTGAAAGGATTCTTGACTACATTTAG